The following are encoded together in the Labeo rohita strain BAU-BD-2019 unplaced genomic scaffold, IGBB_LRoh.1.0 scaffold_147, whole genome shotgun sequence genome:
- the LOC127158348 gene encoding SCAN domain-containing protein 3, producing MACSKLAVDKKRKVDFENREFKSEWTEKYAFVLPVGSRKPMCLICNETVAIIKSGNVKRHYETKHAHFEQNYPQNTELRTTKINQLKSSYEATSSVIVRSATQQERATEASLRVAWVLGKNKKPFSDAEIVKECMSEVVTALFEGTQKDEIIQKIRQIPCSDSTAARRTEILAVDLLEQLSSAVKKAKFISLAVDESTDSTDNAQLLVFVRFFDEEKGEFYEDVLGLTNLHGHTRGDGIYEAVTQMLRDREIDLKHVVSIATDGAPCMIGRERGLVSRLRAHHPDLMAYHCIIHQMVLCASLGEKYSEVMTTVMKLVHYLRASSALQHRLLRSFLVEVNATFDDLLLQNNVRWLSKGKVLERFWALRKELETFLLDQKSAKAKPFVDFMKNEEEMEVVAFLTDITSHLNDLNLKLQGKNSTVCDLMSAVRAFQRKLEVFKCDLQQNLLHFPRLLDQTAGKHHRHNYAEFLEKLITNFQTRFEDFPLGKQVLLCIENPFLVKSIAEFSTEAMKVFPWANAATLQTELIELQENLALQESHCDPVTFWTKMVYAAGVPLLQKMALQILTMFPSTYCCESAFSTMNMVKNAYRSTLTNEHLHQCLRLALTPFKPKFKQLVAQRRCHLSH from the coding sequence ATGGCGTGCTCAAAGCTGGCCGTtgataagaaaagaaaagttgaTTTTGAAAACCGCGAGTTTAAGAGTGAGTGGACAGAAAAATATGCATTCGTGCTCCCCGTGGGAAGCAGAAAACCAATGTGTTTAATCTGCAACGAGACGGTAGCGATCATCAAAAGTGGTAACGTTAAACGTCATTATGAAACCAAGCACgcacattttgaacaaaattaCCCTCAGAACACAGAGTTAAGGACCACAAAAATAAACCAGCTGAAATCATCCTATGAAGCTACAAGCAGTGTAATAGTTAGATCAGCCACACAACAGGAGCGAGCAACGGAAGCCTCACTAAGAGTAGCATGGGTCCTGGGAAAAAACAAGAAACCTTTCTCTGATGCTGAAATAGTCAAGGAGTGTATGAGTGAAGTGGTGACTGCTCTTTTTGAAGGGACTCAAAAGGATGAAATAATCcagaaaataagacaaatacCCTGTTCTGATTCCACTGCGGCAAGACGAACTGAAATACTTGCTGTTGATTTGCTTGAACAACTTAGCTCTGCTGTAAAAAAAGCCAAATTCATTTCATTGGCTGTGGATGAATCCACAGACAGCACAGACAATGCACAACTCCTGGTCtttgtcagattttttgatgaagaaaAGGGAGAATTTTATGAAGATGTTTTGGGTCTTACAAACCTCCATGGACACACAAGGGGGGATGGCATTTATGAAGCAGTGACACAGATGCttagagacagagagatagaccTGAAGCATGTTGTTTCTATTGCTACTGATGGCGCACCATGTATGATTGGGAGAGAGAGGGGATTAGTGTCACGCTTGAGAGCTCACCACCCTGACCTCATGGCATACCACTGCATAATTCACCAGATGGTTTTGTGTGCCAGCCTTGGAGAAAAGTACTCAGAAGTAATGACAACAGTCATGAAACTTGTCCACTATCTGAGAGCATCCTCTGCTCTGCAACATCGTTTGTTGCGCTCATTTCTAGTAGAGGTGAATGCAACATTTGATGATTTGCTCCTTCAAAACAATGTCCGGTGGCTTAGTAAAGGCAAGGTACTGGAGCGGTTTTGGGCACTGCGGAAAGAGCTGGAGACATTTCTGTTGGATCAGAAGAGTGCAAAAGCCAAACCGTTTGTGGATTTCATGAAGAATGAAGAAGAAATGGAAGTTGTTGCTTTTCTAACTGACATTACTTCCCATCTCAATGACCTTAATTTGAAACTCCAGGGCAAAAACAGCACAGTGTGTGACCTCATGTCAGCTGTCCGTGCTTTCCAAAGGAAGCTGGAGGTGTTCAAATGTGACTTACAGCAGAACCTTCTTCACTTCCCAAGACTTTTGGATCAGACTGCAGGAAAACATCACCGTCACAATTATGCTGAATTCCTGGAAAAGCTGATTACAAATTTCCAAACTCGCTTTGAAGATTTCCCTCTCGGAAAACAAGTCTTGTTGTGCATCGAAAATCCATTTCTTGTCAAAAGTATTGCAGAATTCTCAACTGAAGCCATGAAAGTCTTCCCATGGGCCAATGCTGCTACTCTGCAAACAGAGCTAATTGAGCTCCAAGAAAACTTAGCACTGCAGGAATCTCACTGTGACCCTGTCACCTTCTGGACAAAGATGGTTTATGCAGCAGGTGTTCCTCTCCTGCAGAAGATGGCCCTTCAAATTCTCACCATGTTTCCTTCAACATACTGCTGTGAATCTGCCTTTTCAACCATGAACATGGTGAAAAACGCATACCGCAGCACACTCACCAATGAACACTTACATCAGTGCCTCCGCTTGGCCCTCACACCTTTTAAGCCCAAGTTTAAACAGCTGGTGGCACAAAGAAGGTGTCACCTTTCACACTAA